The window CAGCCCAGGTCTTGATAGTTGAGATCTGCGAAGTCGATGCCGGCCGACTCGATCGCAGGACCCAGCCCCGATTCGAAGAGCGCCATCTGCGAATCGCGGACATGGCCCGGTGCTTCGCCAACGGAAACCTCGGCACCCCAGCGGCGAAACACCTCGGCCGCGGCCACGACAACGGCCGGATGAGTGGTCATGTGTGGCATCCGTCGCGAGGGCTCGACCATGTTCGGCTTCAACAACACGCGGCGTCCGCGGATCGTTGCGGGATCAAAGCCCGTGGCCAGCAGCCCGTCGCTAATCGTGCGCTCTAGTGGACCGTCGTAACGTTGGTTTCGCGCCAGAAATACCGGTTGCCTCGTGGTGAACGCATTGGCCACGAACGGGTAGCTGATAATGCCGGCGGTCGTCACGCCGGCGCCGATGAGCAGAGCGCGACGATCCAACAGCGGCGCTGCGTCGCTTGGCGATATGTGAGCCGATGATTTGTTTTTTGTTTCTGTTGCCATCGGTGCCTGCTCAAGCTGCCTCGGGCACTGCGGATAGGGAAACGAGCGGGCAATCGCCTTCGAGCGCCGCCAGGGCTAACAGGGCCAACTCCAGCGACGAACCTCGGCGTAGCGATTGTGCCGTGCAAGCGGCCATCCAGACCGACGCCTGCGACGGAACGCGGCCATGCGCCGCCAGCCCCAGCAAGCCGTAGGCCAACGAAGCGGGCGTGGTAGTGGGTCCGAGCGTCGATTCCAAATAGGAAACTGCCTGACGAATCCGGCCCGTGCTATCGGGTTCGCCTGCCAATGCCAACAGGGTGACTCCGGTCGGTTCGACGTGCGGCAACAGCGTCTGCCCCAGCACGATCGTGTTACCGTAGTTGCATCCGCCCGTGGTCAGTAGCCTGTCGACGAGCAGACGAACGGCTTCACGAGTTCGTGGATGGTCGCCATGTCCGGTGGCACGTAGTGCGAGCACGCTCATGGCGGTCGGCTCGACCCAGGAATGGGTGCCAACCACCCACGGCCAGCCGAGCAACGTCGTATCGTGGCCGGTGTAGGGCTGCCGCTCGGATGTTTCGCCGGCGATTGAGAGCATCCAGTCCACCGCGCGACGTGTCGACTCTTGATACGAGATATCCGAGATGCCGCGTGCGATCGCGCCTGCGACGGTGTTGGTCGTGACGGTTATTGCGGTTGAACCTGATCTGGCTGGGCTGTGCGCTTCGTCGCTTAGAATCCAAGCCAGTACGGCCAGGGGAGTCGGCCAACCGGGCGAGGATTCGTCCTGGCGGATTCCAACTTGGCCATCTGGGGCCTGCGCCGAAACCAGCCAGTCACGCGCCCGCACGGACGCCTTGCTACGGCCATAGGCGGCCAAGGCCAGGGCGACGAAAGCAGTCGGCTCGGACGCGGCTGCCGAGTCGCGATGGTAGCGCCACGACGATTGGCTTTCCAAGAAATCAAGCGCGCTCGCAGCGTAGTCCATACAAACGTCGTGATCCGCATCGCGGACAGTTGAAACAACGGTTCATTGAGCAGCGATCCAATGCAAGGCTACGTTGCAATAACTAGCGCCAGACGTTTTGGATCAAGCGAGATTCGACAAAACATCACCGTGGCGCTGCGCTTCTATCGCCGCCGCCGTGCGATGGGCGATGCCGTGACGCGGCGTCTGGAGCGATCGTGGCGGTTTTGCGGCGCCAATGGGCGGTCAATCGTAAAAATGATGCAACCGGCCGGGATTTCTTAAACTTCGCAATTTGACATCGGACGAATCCACACTAGGTTTCCAATGCACAGGCAATCGCCCCTGCGAAAACCTGTTGCAGGAATGGTTTCGCGACCGTTCCTGCGTACCCTTCGAAACGGATTTTCATCCGAACAAGAACGATTCGAGAGCGGTGAAGGGCGGCGCAAGCGATTTGCTGCCGTCGACTGCAAACGTCGCAAGACGCGAGCAAGACGCTGAAATCATCGCGAAACAGTTCCGACGATCGTCGTTCCGAAGTCCCTCGACAACCGATGAGGGTGCGGCGATCACTAATGGTCAATCACATTTTGTTAACGGTCTGTCCTGATTCCGGCCGCCACAGTCCTACGGCCGAGGACGACCAAGGGAATGGAGGATTCTGATGAAGACTCTTGCTTTGAAGGTGCAACGTTTCCTCACGTCCGAGGATGGCCCAACCGCAGTCGAGTACGCCGTGATGCTGGCTCTGATTGTGATCGTCTGCTTGACGGCGATTCAATCGATCGGCACCAACGCGAACTTGACATTTACTAAAGTATCCACGCAGCTCGCCTCGTAAGCGTGGCTGTTCGCGGCGGGCTAGGGTTTATACCCCCCTGGTCCAAGAAGCCGATGCTACATGCCCCCGGATTTTGCCTACTGCGAAGTCCGGGGGCTGTTTTTTGCGCAAAAGCGACATGCCGGCAGGACAGGGGAGCGATATCGCCGCTGGACTGCCAGTGGCTGTGAGCTATCTACTTCTTAGAGCTTGAGGTTCGGCTTGATGTTTGGGGCGGCTAGAGCATTCGGTCGACAGCGCACCTGACAATCGAAGACCGATCTTCGGCCCTGGGAATCAGATCGTGCACGCAAAGATTCAATCCGTACTGCAAGCGACGCGCCGTTTTCTCGCTTCCGAGGATGGGCCGACCGCTGTCGAGTACGCGCTGATGCTGTCGCTGATCGTGTTGGTGTGCATCACATCGATCAAAGCGATCGGCACCAGCGCGAATACGACGTTCGGCAAAGTCTCGACCAAGCTTGGATCTTGACGAGGCAGGCTCCTCTCAGCGTTGCCGTCCCCCGCGGCACATCGCGCCGCGGCCGCCGTCCTGCATCGGCATCGTCGCAGTCGCCAAACCGCGCGTCATTTTTTGACATAGGATTGAATGGATGGGAATACCAGGCGCAATCGCCTGGCAGCCCCTTGCGTGCTGGAATCGTCCCGCGACGAGCTCCAGATCTACAGCCCCTCGCACGAATGGGAGACGCTACCGTGTCCGAGATCAACGCCATGTGGATGGCTTTCGTGGAACATTGGCCCGTGTGGATCGTCACGCTGCTGTTAGTAGTCGCCGCGGTGATCGACGGCTGGATGCTGAAGGTCCCGAACTGGCTGACCTATCCCATGGTCTTCGCAGGATGGGCCTACAGCGCCACCTACTTTGGGTGGGAAGGTTTGATGTGGAGCTTACTGGGCACGGCCGTCGGCCTGCTGCTATTGCTGCCGATGTACGCCATTGGCGGCATGGGCGCCGGAGACGTGAAGCTACTGGCCGGCGTGGGAGCGTGGGTCTGGGCCACCAACACGTTCTACGCGTTTTGCGCTACTACCATCATCGGTGCGGTCATCGCCGTGCTGATGGTGGTCTATCGGCGAGCCTGGGCCAAGCATCAGGCCCAGTTCTGGATGATTTTCCACGAGATCTTCTCGGTTCGCGATCCCAACCAGCTCTCGGCGATCGCGGCCGAACGCAAGAGCAGCATGATGCTCTTGCCTTATGGGATTCCAATCGCGATCGGCACGATCTTGTACTTCGCCTGGGAAGGGATGCTGCTATGAACGACTGCCTTGAATTGTCTGGCCCGCGCGGTCCCGAGGCGCGGATTGACGAGTTGAGAAACCCGCAGAAGAGATGGTTCAAACTGGAGAAACTCTGCCGGTTATGCCGAAGAACTCGACGAGGGGCTGCCGCCGTCGAGTTTGCCATCGTGGCGCCCGTGTTCTTTGCCTTCACCCTGGGCATGATTGAGGTCGGCAGGGCCGTGATGGTGCAGCAGATCCTGACGACCGCGTCGCGTGAGGGGGCACGGCAAGCCGTACTGGATGGCGCGACTCAGACAGCTGTCACTACATTTATCACAACTTACCTAACCGCCGCAGCGGTATCGGCCGGCAGCACGAGCGTGGCATTCTCGCCAAGCTTGCCCACTGCTTCCGGTTATAACGGCCCGGTCACGGTTACTGTTTCGTTGCCTTTCAATCAAGTGAGTTGGTCACCATCGCCAATCTTTCTAAATGGGAAAACGTTGACCGCTAGCACGACTATGCAACGTGAAGGCGTCCAGTAATTGGACCACGGCTCGAAGTGTCGGCTGCTAGCGCCTGCTGTCTGGGGGGACCATGCGTCCAAAATCGTTGATACTTCTGCTCCTCGCGCTTGTGTGCGGGCTGGTGGCCGCTATCGGCATTAACCAGGTGCTGGCGAGCCGCCCCACGGAACAGGCGGCCGAGGCTGGCGAGATGTTACCCATCTTTGTTGCGCTGACGGACATTGGCTTGGGCGATCCCCTCA of the Pirellulales bacterium genome contains:
- a CDS encoding Flp family type IVb pilin; the protein is MKTLALKVQRFLTSEDGPTAVEYAVMLALIVIVCLTAIQSIGTNANLTFTKVSTQLAS
- a CDS encoding Flp family type IVb pilin encodes the protein MQATRRFLASEDGPTAVEYALMLSLIVLVCITSIKAIGTSANTTFGKVSTKLGS
- a CDS encoding prepilin peptidase codes for the protein MSEINAMWMAFVEHWPVWIVTLLLVVAAVIDGWMLKVPNWLTYPMVFAGWAYSATYFGWEGLMWSLLGTAVGLLLLLPMYAIGGMGAGDVKLLAGVGAWVWATNTFYAFCATTIIGAVIAVLMVVYRRAWAKHQAQFWMIFHEIFSVRDPNQLSAIAAERKSSMMLLPYGIPIAIGTILYFAWEGMLL
- a CDS encoding TadE family protein; translation: MNDCLELSGPRGPEARIDELRNPQKRWFKLEKLCRLCRRTRRGAAAVEFAIVAPVFFAFTLGMIEVGRAVMVQQILTTASREGARQAVLDGATQTAVTTFITTYLTAAAVSAGSTSVAFSPSLPTASGYNGPVTVTVSLPFNQVSWSPSPIFLNGKTLTASTTMQREGVQ